The following coding sequences are from one Methanosarcina sp. WWM596 window:
- a CDS encoding TIGR00725 family protein codes for MKPSVRKQIGVIGAGTCSSETRALAEAVGKEIAKKGAVLLCGGLGGVMEAAACGAKKEEGITLGILPGTLREEANPWIDIAILSGMGHARNALISQSSDALIAVSGEYGTLSEIAFGLKMGKPVVLLESGWKIEGTENAKNPQEAVELAFRLIEEGKEK; via the coding sequence GTGAAACCGTCAGTAAGAAAGCAGATCGGAGTAATAGGAGCCGGGACCTGCAGCAGTGAAACCAGAGCCCTAGCAGAAGCCGTGGGAAAAGAGATTGCAAAAAAAGGAGCTGTTCTTCTCTGCGGAGGCCTGGGGGGAGTAATGGAAGCAGCAGCCTGTGGAGCAAAAAAGGAAGAAGGAATAACCCTGGGAATTTTGCCCGGAACACTGCGGGAGGAGGCTAATCCCTGGATAGATATAGCCATTCTCAGCGGAATGGGGCATGCCAGAAACGCTCTTATATCCCAGTCCTCAGATGCTCTTATTGCGGTTTCCGGGGAATATGGTACTCTTTCAGAAATAGCTTTCGGCCTGAAGATGGGAAAGCCTGTGGTATTGCTTGAGTCCGGATGGAAAATAGAAGGCACGGAGAACGCAAAAAACCCACAGGAGGCTGTAGAGCTTGCTTTTAGACTCATTGAAGAAGGGAAAGAAAAATAG
- a CDS encoding DUF367 family protein — translation MNPTKSRDIPLYIYHAGQCDPKKCTGKKMARFELARLYDRISRLPHSAILLDPMAEKALSPADDPKKGIIVLDCSWEEVERVFPELEKMNLEHRALPYMLAGNPVNFGRPFKLNSAEAFAATLYILGYKEQAEKVMSKFNWGHSFLELNREPLEEYATAKNSTEIVEMQSHYI, via the coding sequence ATGAATCCGACAAAGAGCCGGGACATTCCCCTTTATATCTACCATGCCGGGCAGTGTGACCCGAAAAAATGCACAGGAAAAAAGATGGCGCGCTTTGAGCTTGCCCGCCTTTACGACAGGATCTCAAGGCTGCCCCATTCAGCGATTTTGCTGGACCCTATGGCAGAAAAAGCCCTCTCACCAGCTGATGACCCTAAGAAGGGAATAATTGTGCTTGACTGCTCCTGGGAAGAAGTGGAAAGGGTTTTTCCTGAACTGGAAAAGATGAACCTGGAACACAGGGCTCTTCCTTACATGCTTGCGGGCAATCCGGTGAACTTTGGAAGGCCTTTTAAACTCAACTCTGCAGAGGCCTTTGCAGCAACCCTTTACATATTAGGATACAAAGAGCAGGCTGAAAAAGTCATGTCCAAGTTTAACTGGGGGCACAGCTTCCTTGAACTGAACAGAGAACCGCTTGAAGAATATGCAACCGCAAAAAACAGCACTGAAATTGTGGAAATGCAGAGCCATTACATCTGA
- a CDS encoding NosD domain-containing protein, protein MEDYSSQVSSNAGESYVSSDGLSWVDLSSVLENSNACIKAFTDRDVAPEAAFVRTVTLGAAPLTVSSVQANYAISNFDTGIYLYYSDNNMLYRNIAILNNCGIVLKGSGDNKLRFNEMGHNEYNLVITDFISLNDIDASNNVDGKCVYYVVGKSDLEINASSGAGVVFCIDCQNVTVCDLDLKTNYLGIVLSNTSTFLLEKNTLANNYIGMYLLNSRDGKLINNSADSNIEYGFLFENASENTIENNTADSNSIYGLFTQL, encoded by the coding sequence GTGGAGGACTACAGCAGTCAGGTTTCTTCCAATGCCGGGGAAAGCTATGTCAGTTCTGACGGTCTGAGCTGGGTGGACCTCTCTTCTGTCCTTGAAAATTCAAACGCCTGCATAAAAGCGTTTACTGATAGGGATGTAGCTCCGGAAGCTGCTTTTGTAAGGACTGTTACTTTGGGTGCTGCTCCTCTAACAGTCAGTTCAGTGCAGGCAAACTACGCAATTTCGAACTTCGACACAGGGATCTATTTGTATTATTCCGATAACAATATGCTCTACCGGAACATTGCTATTTTAAATAATTGCGGAATCGTTCTCAAAGGGTCCGGGGATAATAAACTTCGCTTTAACGAGATGGGGCACAATGAATATAATTTGGTAATTACAGACTTTATTTCCTTAAACGATATTGATGCGAGCAATAACGTTGACGGCAAGTGTGTCTATTATGTTGTTGGGAAAAGCGACCTGGAAATAAATGCTTCTTCCGGGGCAGGGGTGGTTTTCTGTATTGACTGCCAGAATGTGACTGTCTGCGACCTTGACCTGAAAACTAACTATTTGGGAATTGTCCTTTCTAATACCAGCACTTTCCTTCTTGAAAAAAACACACTTGCAAATAACTACATAGGAATGTACCTCCTGAATTCCAGGGATGGGAAACTAATAAACAACAGTGCGGATTCAAATATAGAGTACGGTTTCCTTTTTGAAAATGCCAGTGAAAATACCATAGAGAACAATACCGCAGATTCCAATTCTATTTACGGGCTCTTTACACAATTATGA
- a CDS encoding PGF-pre-PGF domain-containing protein, giving the protein MDSDLSNGFEISLITELSQNLNPLEDSEEFETSENIDRSGVKFRVSKAWIEENNVDISTIVLERFHEESWTSFETTMTGEDEKYYFFEAETQDSSGMQL; this is encoded by the coding sequence ATGGATAGCGATCTCTCCAATGGATTTGAGATCTCTTTGATTACTGAACTTTCCCAGAACCTGAATCCCCTGGAAGACAGTGAAGAGTTTGAAACCTCTGAAAATATCGATAGATCGGGTGTAAAATTCAGAGTTTCAAAAGCCTGGATTGAAGAAAATAACGTAGATATCTCCACTATTGTCCTGGAAAGATTCCATGAAGAATCCTGGACTTCCTTTGAAACGACGATGACCGGGGAAGACGAAAAATACTACTTCTTCGAGGCTGAAACTCAGGATTCCTCCGGCATGCAACTATGA
- a CDS encoding HdeD family acid-resistance protein, protein MEQPIEVIEQPINADSEVGYEILEAPWWVVLLEGAIAIIVGLFLLYRPAVTTIFLLQVLGIFWVAGGILSVLGALMFSGSRLWKLLSGILGIIAGIVIMTYPLLSPFVVLTLFVIFIGVWAIITGAVKLAWGLKGGGWGMGILGVLTIILGILLLTNSLAGALFLPWIFGFFLIVGGMGAVIGGLKMRT, encoded by the coding sequence ATGGAACAACCAATTGAGGTTATTGAACAACCAATTAATGCTGATAGCGAGGTAGGGTATGAAATACTGGAGGCACCCTGGTGGGTAGTTCTTCTGGAAGGGGCTATCGCTATTATTGTTGGTTTATTTCTGTTATACAGACCTGCAGTAACAACTATATTTCTCTTACAGGTCCTGGGTATTTTCTGGGTGGCGGGCGGAATTCTTTCCGTCTTAGGAGCATTAATGTTCTCGGGAAGCAGGTTGTGGAAATTGCTTTCAGGTATCCTGGGCATTATTGCAGGAATCGTTATAATGACGTACCCTCTTCTCAGCCCTTTCGTAGTTCTCACACTTTTTGTTATTTTCATAGGGGTATGGGCTATAATCACCGGTGCTGTAAAACTTGCCTGGGGACTTAAAGGTGGAGGATGGGGGATGGGAATCCTTGGTGTCCTGACCATAATCCTCGGCATACTCCTGCTGACAAACTCTCTGGCAGGAGCCCTGTTTCTCCCGTGGATATTCGGATTTTTCCTTATTGTCGGGGGAATGGGGGCAGTCATCGGAGGACTAAAAATGCGAACCTGA
- a CDS encoding MFS transporter encodes MEKKIVLVALSLAMFVLVIDTTIMNVSISTLISDFNTDVTTVQAAITLYALIMASLMITGGKIGDIIGRKRAFRLGLIIYGVGSLLTSISPTIVVLFLGWSILEGFGATLVMPAIQTLVTSNYSGKDRALAYGIIGGIVAGAIALGPIIGGWLTTAYTWRFAFAGEVVVVVFVLFLSRYILDASLETGEKPRLDIVGSILSAFGMGFIVFGVLLAGTYGWWKARQPFSIGGIEISPFGLSPTPVFILAGGIILLIFVLWERHVITLGKMPLVRLDVLRDRGVTSGIFVQMVQTLLIGGFLFSMALFLQIALGLNAMQTGFIYLPLSIPLLIASLIASRLSSRIAPKRIIQVGLLVLIAGLFLVTATINVEVSGLGLIIGFALIGIGAGVIASQIMNLVLSQVVPERTSETAALMSTSQNLGMAIGTALMGSIIIAGLVGGSIPLINDSTVIPEDLKPSVTSAVEDNARFLSNEELQAVLKDAPPDLAQEILRINEIARIQGIKTSLWGLVIFVIFGIIVSIFLPPEILVSKKE; translated from the coding sequence GTGGAAAAGAAGATTGTACTTGTTGCACTCTCGCTTGCAATGTTTGTGCTTGTTATCGATACGACTATTATGAATGTTTCGATTTCGACACTTATCAGTGACTTCAATACGGACGTCACCACCGTCCAGGCTGCCATTACCCTGTATGCACTCATTATGGCTTCCCTGATGATCACCGGGGGAAAAATTGGAGATATTATCGGGAGAAAAAGGGCATTCAGGCTCGGACTGATTATATATGGGGTGGGTTCACTCCTGACTTCAATTAGCCCGACAATAGTTGTACTGTTTTTAGGCTGGTCGATTCTTGAAGGGTTTGGGGCAACTCTTGTTATGCCTGCCATCCAGACGCTCGTGACTTCAAACTACAGCGGGAAGGATCGTGCCCTTGCTTATGGGATAATAGGGGGAATTGTTGCAGGCGCAATTGCCCTCGGGCCTATTATAGGAGGCTGGCTGACAACTGCGTACACCTGGAGGTTTGCTTTTGCCGGAGAGGTGGTGGTTGTGGTCTTTGTCCTGTTTTTAAGCCGGTATATTCTGGACGCATCTCTTGAGACTGGAGAGAAACCAAGGCTGGATATAGTTGGTTCGATACTTTCTGCATTCGGGATGGGGTTTATTGTTTTTGGCGTATTACTGGCAGGGACCTACGGCTGGTGGAAGGCACGTCAGCCCTTTTCCATAGGAGGGATTGAAATTTCCCCGTTCGGTCTTTCTCCTACCCCAGTGTTTATTTTAGCAGGAGGCATTATCCTGCTGATTTTTGTCCTCTGGGAACGTCATGTCATTACTCTGGGGAAGATGCCACTCGTAAGGCTCGACGTGCTCAGGGACCGCGGGGTTACTTCTGGTATTTTTGTCCAGATGGTTCAGACCCTTCTTATTGGAGGTTTCCTGTTCAGTATGGCACTTTTCCTGCAGATCGCCCTGGGCCTCAACGCGATGCAGACAGGTTTTATCTACCTACCCCTTTCCATACCGCTTTTAATTGCTTCGCTTATAGCATCTCGATTATCTTCTCGCATAGCTCCAAAGCGCATCATCCAGGTTGGGTTACTCGTACTTATTGCAGGACTTTTTCTTGTTACTGCAACCATTAATGTGGAGGTAAGTGGGCTCGGTCTGATTATCGGGTTTGCCTTAATAGGCATAGGTGCAGGAGTTATAGCATCCCAGATAATGAATCTCGTCCTTTCCCAGGTAGTTCCTGAAAGGACAAGCGAGACAGCTGCCCTGATGAGCACTTCCCAAAACCTCGGCATGGCTATCGGGACTGCCCTGATGGGCTCCATCATCATTGCGGGCCTGGTAGGGGGATCCATTCCCCTCATCAATGACAGTACCGTTATTCCAGAGGATCTAAAGCCCTCCGTGACATCAGCAGTAGAGGATAATGCCCGTTTTTTGAGCAATGAGGAATTGCAGGCTGTCCTGAAAGATGCCCCTCCTGATCTTGCACAGGAAATCCTGAGGATCAACGAAATCGCCCGCATTCAGGGGATAAAAACTTCTCTCTGGGGGCTGGTGATTTTCGTAATCTTTGGCATAATAGTCTCGATTTTCCTGCCGCCTGAAATCCTGGTCTCTAAAAAAGAATGA
- the tnpA gene encoding IS200/IS605 family transposase: protein MELRSFSHGYGQITYHIVLVPKYRYKIFYNKRVKKDCESIFHNICTEKGYKIHALEVVDNHVHLFLEFHPSTSLSEVVQYLKGGSSYRLFKLHPELRTRYWGGSLWSSGKFYRSVGNVTADTIKHYIKESQGKPKTEVQSYRLKSRQRKIDDF from the coding sequence TTGGAATTGCGCAGTTTTAGCCATGGCTATGGTCAGATTACCTACCACATCGTGTTGGTGCCTAAGTATCGATACAAGATATTCTACAATAAACGAGTTAAAAAGGATTGCGAGTCTATATTCCACAATATTTGCACAGAGAAAGGCTACAAAATCCATGCTCTGGAAGTTGTAGATAATCATGTTCACCTGTTCCTGGAATTCCACCCAAGCACCTCTCTATCAGAGGTGGTTCAATACTTGAAAGGAGGTAGTTCTTACAGATTGTTCAAGCTTCATCCTGAACTGAGAACACGATATTGGGGTGGAAGTCTATGGTCAAGTGGTAAATTCTATCGATCCGTTGGAAATGTAACCGCTGACACAATCAAGCACTACATTAAGGAGTCGCAGGGAAAACCGAAAACAGAGGTTCAATCATATAGATTAAAGTCTAGGCAACGGAAAATTGACGATTTCTAA